The proteins below are encoded in one region of Cyclopterus lumpus isolate fCycLum1 chromosome 8, fCycLum1.pri, whole genome shotgun sequence:
- the tex2 gene encoding testis-expressed protein 2 isoform X1, translating into MSSQGSSSRGSGQHADTPPPRHAPGPKLQVQRSLSRDTITIHFSALGKEEDDEEEELYGVPFGPAGAESEHDGAGGPQGPEASRADDQSVAAGLEAKEELLFESAGGETSSGAAVLPVSSTTLSVQPSDPHIPSPAMSIIPSSTQPQLSSTPPASSSWPSERPSANPPSASPCKSTALSSSKPFLSLVRSLSNDVESREATPAPTTVAPSHARHRHLMKSFVKSLSTDTSKAEHQEGPLHHYLHHPTHQQQQAQPSQRPPPRNMQLFKQFSQPRLCSSPVTVTKVGRDSKTAPSSPIMSPDGRSFFKVQEVEARIEDTKRRLSEVMSDPLQLFSKMMGDESGVGAVATHRAKSLSSSASELSGVTAVNGHTEGNNNYSIKEEEGAEEEETPTGKGPDSVFFSLPSLAPAPTLTQASSFPFPKSPSLTLGRCSMSALVARQEDEDFCELYSEDFELCTDTETPDGDCAASRQPHTGSTGLCSELDSEEEEENEEEENEEEELESVPVVGLIFLTQLVYWYIVLPVPPYVCAVVHGIVAGFMLALLVLWLSSPRRSSSVTRRGRRRIKPWNVAQLDIKEPGTFKGWMNEIHSYAPEMYHATLTHSVYVRLEGSVLRLSKPNRNISRRATHNEPKPDVTYISQKIYDLTDSKINLVPQSLARKRVWNKKYPICIELAKQEDFMSKAQGEKPEAGEERLTGLCEKLERTDKCEKVEVSGSAEEPKRPSSGGGDLTIYLFGRTGREKEEWFRRFLLASRTKSEGKSVPGICKSAFLPSRSRSSSTQSGGGLEADSRSSSRGSLEELSQSRHRETSSAPPCGMKQKMLLDYNVYMAKYINPQATQRSPTATDSPGPQSPEGSPKTTKKVRRTSEEPVEPEAWVNAFVGRMFWDFLGEKYWADVVSKKIQMKLSKIRLPYVMNELTLTELDMGFSIPKILHASKPSVDHQGLWFDLEVSYTGSFLMTLQTKMNLARLGKEGEGLGEHGKEGSRPRTYCLADSDEESSSAGSSDEEDPPELLSDKALLPGAEGYVGGHRPSKIMRFVDKIAKSKYFQKATETEFIKKKMEEVSNTPLLLTVEVQELRGTLAVNIPPPPTDRIWYGFRSPPHLELKARPKLGEREVTLVHVTDWIEKKLDQEFQKIFVMPNMDDLWLPIMHSAMDTRSNGNLVTVTNDAFKDPEPEESEVSDM; encoded by the exons TAAAGAGGAGCTGCTGTTTGAATCTGCTGGTGGTGAGACCTCCTCTGGAGCTGCTGTGCTCCCTGTTTCATCCACCACCTTGTCTGTGCAGCCCTCAGACCCACACATACCTTCTCCTGCCATGAGTATTATCCCCAGCTCCACGCAGCCCCAACTGAGCTCCACCCCTCCTGCCAGCTCCTCCTGGCCCTCTGAACGACCCTCAGCCAATCCCCCATCCGCCTCCCCTTGCAAGTCTACAGCGCTGTCCTCTTCCAAGCCTTTCCTCAGCCTGGTTAGGTCCTTGTCCAATGACGTTGAGTCTCGAGAAGCCACTCCGGCTCCCACAACTGTTGCGCCATCGCACGCACGCCACCGTCACTTAATGAAATCTTTTGTTAAGTCTCTTTCTACGGACACTTCGAAGGCTGAACATCAGGAAGGGCCTCTTCACCACTATCTCCATCACCCCACTCATCAACAGCAGCAGGCGCAGCCGTCCCAGCGGCCTCCGCCTCGCAACATGCAGCTGTTTAAACAGTTCTCCCAGCCCCGCTTATGCTCCAGCCCCGTCACGGTCACAAAAGTAGGCAGAGACTCGAAGACAGCGCCCTCTTCCCCCATCATGTCCCCAGATGGCAGGTCTTTCTTCAAGGTCCAAGAGGTGGAGGCCAGGATAGAGGATACCAAGCGACGGCTGTCAGAGGTGATGTCAGACCCCCTGCAGCTTTTTAGTAAGATGATGGGGGACGAGTCTGGCGTGGGAGCTGTGGCCACTCATCGTGCCAAATCGTTGTCCTCCAGTGCGTCAGAGCTCAGTGGAGTGACAGCGGTGAACGGACACACAGAAGGTAACAACAACTATAGCAtcaaggaggaagaaggggcagaagaggaagaaactCCCACGGGGAAGGGCCCTgactctgtttttttctccttgccGTCACTGGCACCGGCCCCAACCCTCACCCAGGCCTCCTCGTTCCCTTTCCCCAAATCCCCATCCCTCACTCTGGGCCGCTGCTCTATGTCGGCCCTGGTAGCTCGACAGGAAGACGAGGACTTCTGTGAACTGTACAGCGAAGACTTTGAGTTATGTACCGATACAGAAACCCCCGATGGGGACTGTGCCGCGTCCCGGCAGCCCCACACGGGCAGCACTGGGCTGTGTAGTGAACTTgactcagaggaggaggaggagaacgaggaggaggagaacgaggaggaggagctggagtctGTGCCAGTGGTTGGCCTCATCTTCCTGACCCAGTTGGTCTACTGGTATATAGTCCTTCCAGTGCCACCATATGTATGTGCGGTGGTGCATGGGATAGTAGCCGGGTTCATGTTGGCCTTGCTGGTCCTCTGGCTGTCCTCTCCTCGCCGCTCCTCATCAGTGACGAGAAGAGGGAGGCGAAGGATAAAGCCCTGGAATGTGGCCCAGCTGGACATCAAAGAACCGGGAACCTTCAAG GGCTGGATGAATGAGATCCACAGCTACGCCCCCGAGATGTACCACGCCACCCTGACCCACTCCGTCTACGTCCGGCTCGAGGGCTCCGTGCTGCGCCTGTCCAAACCCAACCGGAACATTTCCCGGCGTGCCACACACAACGAGCCTAAACCGGACGTCACCTACATCAGCCAGAAGATCTATGACCTGACGGACAGCAAG ATCAACCTGGTGCCCCAAAGCCTGGCTAGGAAGAGAGTTTGGAACAAAAAGTACCCCATTTGCATTGAGCTGGCCAAGCAGGAGGACTTCATGTCTAAGGCCCAGGGAGAGAAGCCCGAAGCTGGCGAGGAAAGATTAACGGGTCTGTGTGAGAAGCTGGAGCGCACGGACAAATGCGAGAAAGTTGAGGTGTCAGGATCAGCGGAGGAACCCAAAAGGCCATCCTCTGGAGGGGGGGATCTGACCATCTACTTGTTTGGGAGGACGGGTCGGGAGAAGGAAGAGTGGTTCCGGAGATTTCTTCTGGCGTCCCGAACAAAGTCAGAGGGGAAAAGTGTGCCCGGCATCTGCAAGAGTG ccTTCTTGCCCTCCCGCAGCCGCAGTAGCAGCACCCAATCGGGCGGCGGCCTGGAGGCcgacagcaggagcagcagccgGGGAAGCCTGGAGGAGCTGTCTCAGTCTCGCCACAGAGAGACCTCCTCTGCTCCCCCGTGTGGGATGAAGCAGAAGATGCTGTTGGACTATAATGTCTACATGGCCAAATATATCAACCCCCAGGCAACACAGAGAAGCCCAACTGCCACTGACAGCCCTGGTCCACAAAGCCCCGAGGGCAGCcccaaaactacaaaaaag GTACGCAGGACTTCAGAGGAGCCTGTGGAGCCTGAGGCCTGGGTCAATGCTTTTGTGGGAAGGATGTTCTGGGACTTCCTGGGAGAGAAATACTGGGCCGATGTAGTCTCCAAAAAGATCCAGATGAAGCTCAGTAAGATCAGG CTGCCATATGTTATGAATGAGCTGACGTTGACAGAGCTAGACATGGGCTTCTCCATTCCTAAGATCCTCCATGCCTCCAAACCCTCCGTGGACCACCAAG GGCTGTGGTTTGATCTGGAGGTCTCCTACACGGGCTCCTTCCTCATGACGCTGCAGACCAAGATGAACCTGGCCCGCCTGGGGAAGGAGGGCGAGGGCCTCGGGGAGCACGGGAAGGAGGG gtccAGGCCACGGACATACTGTCTGGCAGACAGCGATGAGGAGTCGTCTAGTGCCGGTTCATCGGATGAGGAGGACCCCCCAGAGCTCCTCAGTGACAAAGCCCTTCTTCCTGGAGCCGAGGG CTACGTGGGAGGCCACAGGCCCAGCAAGATCATGCGCTTTGTGGACAAGATAGCCAAGTCGAAATACTTCCAGAAAGCCACCGAGACGGAGTTCAtcaagaagaagatggaggaggtgtCCAACACGCCCCTGCTGCTCACCGTGGAGGTGCAAGAGCTGCGAGGGACCCTGGCTGTGAACATCCCACCTCCCCCCACGGACAGGATATG GTATGGTTTCCGGAGTCCGCCTCACCTCGAGCTGAAAGCACGGCCTAAACTCGGCGAGAGGGAGGTGACTTTAGTTCACGTGACCGACTGGATCGAGAAGAAACTGGATCAGGAATTCCAG AAAATATTTGTGATGCCAAACATGGATGATTTATGGCTACCCATAATGCACTCTGCCATGGACACACGTTCAAATGGCAACTTGGTTACTGTGACAAACGATGCCTTCAAGGACCCAGAACCCGAGGAGTCTGAGGTCTCTGACATGTGA
- the tex2 gene encoding testis-expressed protein 2 isoform X2, producing the protein MSSQGSSSRGSGQHADTPPPRHAPGPKLQVQRSLSRDTITIHFSALGKEEDDEEEELYGVPFGPAGAESEHDGAGGPQGPEASRADDQSVAAGLEAKEELLFESAGGETSSGAAVLPVSSTTLSVQPSDPHIPSPAMSIIPSSTQPQLSSTPPASSSWPSERPSANPPSASPCKSTALSSSKPFLSLVRSLSNDVESREATPAPTTVAPSHARHRHLMKSFVKSLSTDTSKAEHQEGPLHHYLHHPTHQQQQAQPSQRPPPRNMQLFKQFSQPRLCSSPVTVTKVGRDSKTAPSSPIMSPDGRSFFKVQEVEARIEDTKRRLSEVMSDPLQLFSKMMGDESGVGAVATHRAKSLSSSASELSGVTAVNGHTEGNNNYSIKEEEGAEEEETPTGKGPDSVFFSLPSLAPAPTLTQASSFPFPKSPSLTLGRCSMSALVARQEDEDFCELYSEDFELCTDTETPDGDCAASRQPHTGSTGLCSELDSEEEEENEEEENEEEELESVPVVGLIFLTQLVYWYIVLPVPPYVCAVVHGIVAGFMLALLVLWLSSPRRSSSVTRRGRRRIKPWNVAQLDIKEPGTFKGWMNEIHSYAPEMYHATLTHSVYVRLEGSVLRLSKPNRNISRRATHNEPKPDVTYISQKIYDLTDSKINLVPQSLARKRVWNKKYPICIELAKQEDFMSKAQGEKPEAGEERLTGLCEKLERTDKCEKVEVSGSAEEPKRPSSGGGDLTIYLFGRTGREKEEWFRRFLLASRTKSEGKSVPGICKSAFLPSRSRSSSTQSGGGLEADSRSSSRGSLEELSQSRHRETSSAPPCGMKQKMLLDYNVYMAKYINPQATQRSPTATDSPGPQSPEGSPKTTKKVRRTSEEPVEPEAWVNAFVGRMFWDFLGEKYWADVVSKKIQMKLSKIRLPYVMNELTLTELDMGFSIPKILHASKPSVDHQGLWFDLEVSYTGSFLMTLQTKMNLARLGKEGEGLGEHGKEGPRTYCLADSDEESSSAGSSDEEDPPELLSDKALLPGAEGYVGGHRPSKIMRFVDKIAKSKYFQKATETEFIKKKMEEVSNTPLLLTVEVQELRGTLAVNIPPPPTDRIWYGFRSPPHLELKARPKLGEREVTLVHVTDWIEKKLDQEFQKIFVMPNMDDLWLPIMHSAMDTRSNGNLVTVTNDAFKDPEPEESEVSDM; encoded by the exons TAAAGAGGAGCTGCTGTTTGAATCTGCTGGTGGTGAGACCTCCTCTGGAGCTGCTGTGCTCCCTGTTTCATCCACCACCTTGTCTGTGCAGCCCTCAGACCCACACATACCTTCTCCTGCCATGAGTATTATCCCCAGCTCCACGCAGCCCCAACTGAGCTCCACCCCTCCTGCCAGCTCCTCCTGGCCCTCTGAACGACCCTCAGCCAATCCCCCATCCGCCTCCCCTTGCAAGTCTACAGCGCTGTCCTCTTCCAAGCCTTTCCTCAGCCTGGTTAGGTCCTTGTCCAATGACGTTGAGTCTCGAGAAGCCACTCCGGCTCCCACAACTGTTGCGCCATCGCACGCACGCCACCGTCACTTAATGAAATCTTTTGTTAAGTCTCTTTCTACGGACACTTCGAAGGCTGAACATCAGGAAGGGCCTCTTCACCACTATCTCCATCACCCCACTCATCAACAGCAGCAGGCGCAGCCGTCCCAGCGGCCTCCGCCTCGCAACATGCAGCTGTTTAAACAGTTCTCCCAGCCCCGCTTATGCTCCAGCCCCGTCACGGTCACAAAAGTAGGCAGAGACTCGAAGACAGCGCCCTCTTCCCCCATCATGTCCCCAGATGGCAGGTCTTTCTTCAAGGTCCAAGAGGTGGAGGCCAGGATAGAGGATACCAAGCGACGGCTGTCAGAGGTGATGTCAGACCCCCTGCAGCTTTTTAGTAAGATGATGGGGGACGAGTCTGGCGTGGGAGCTGTGGCCACTCATCGTGCCAAATCGTTGTCCTCCAGTGCGTCAGAGCTCAGTGGAGTGACAGCGGTGAACGGACACACAGAAGGTAACAACAACTATAGCAtcaaggaggaagaaggggcagaagaggaagaaactCCCACGGGGAAGGGCCCTgactctgtttttttctccttgccGTCACTGGCACCGGCCCCAACCCTCACCCAGGCCTCCTCGTTCCCTTTCCCCAAATCCCCATCCCTCACTCTGGGCCGCTGCTCTATGTCGGCCCTGGTAGCTCGACAGGAAGACGAGGACTTCTGTGAACTGTACAGCGAAGACTTTGAGTTATGTACCGATACAGAAACCCCCGATGGGGACTGTGCCGCGTCCCGGCAGCCCCACACGGGCAGCACTGGGCTGTGTAGTGAACTTgactcagaggaggaggaggagaacgaggaggaggagaacgaggaggaggagctggagtctGTGCCAGTGGTTGGCCTCATCTTCCTGACCCAGTTGGTCTACTGGTATATAGTCCTTCCAGTGCCACCATATGTATGTGCGGTGGTGCATGGGATAGTAGCCGGGTTCATGTTGGCCTTGCTGGTCCTCTGGCTGTCCTCTCCTCGCCGCTCCTCATCAGTGACGAGAAGAGGGAGGCGAAGGATAAAGCCCTGGAATGTGGCCCAGCTGGACATCAAAGAACCGGGAACCTTCAAG GGCTGGATGAATGAGATCCACAGCTACGCCCCCGAGATGTACCACGCCACCCTGACCCACTCCGTCTACGTCCGGCTCGAGGGCTCCGTGCTGCGCCTGTCCAAACCCAACCGGAACATTTCCCGGCGTGCCACACACAACGAGCCTAAACCGGACGTCACCTACATCAGCCAGAAGATCTATGACCTGACGGACAGCAAG ATCAACCTGGTGCCCCAAAGCCTGGCTAGGAAGAGAGTTTGGAACAAAAAGTACCCCATTTGCATTGAGCTGGCCAAGCAGGAGGACTTCATGTCTAAGGCCCAGGGAGAGAAGCCCGAAGCTGGCGAGGAAAGATTAACGGGTCTGTGTGAGAAGCTGGAGCGCACGGACAAATGCGAGAAAGTTGAGGTGTCAGGATCAGCGGAGGAACCCAAAAGGCCATCCTCTGGAGGGGGGGATCTGACCATCTACTTGTTTGGGAGGACGGGTCGGGAGAAGGAAGAGTGGTTCCGGAGATTTCTTCTGGCGTCCCGAACAAAGTCAGAGGGGAAAAGTGTGCCCGGCATCTGCAAGAGTG ccTTCTTGCCCTCCCGCAGCCGCAGTAGCAGCACCCAATCGGGCGGCGGCCTGGAGGCcgacagcaggagcagcagccgGGGAAGCCTGGAGGAGCTGTCTCAGTCTCGCCACAGAGAGACCTCCTCTGCTCCCCCGTGTGGGATGAAGCAGAAGATGCTGTTGGACTATAATGTCTACATGGCCAAATATATCAACCCCCAGGCAACACAGAGAAGCCCAACTGCCACTGACAGCCCTGGTCCACAAAGCCCCGAGGGCAGCcccaaaactacaaaaaag GTACGCAGGACTTCAGAGGAGCCTGTGGAGCCTGAGGCCTGGGTCAATGCTTTTGTGGGAAGGATGTTCTGGGACTTCCTGGGAGAGAAATACTGGGCCGATGTAGTCTCCAAAAAGATCCAGATGAAGCTCAGTAAGATCAGG CTGCCATATGTTATGAATGAGCTGACGTTGACAGAGCTAGACATGGGCTTCTCCATTCCTAAGATCCTCCATGCCTCCAAACCCTCCGTGGACCACCAAG GGCTGTGGTTTGATCTGGAGGTCTCCTACACGGGCTCCTTCCTCATGACGCTGCAGACCAAGATGAACCTGGCCCGCCTGGGGAAGGAGGGCGAGGGCCTCGGGGAGCACGGGAAGGAGGG GCCACGGACATACTGTCTGGCAGACAGCGATGAGGAGTCGTCTAGTGCCGGTTCATCGGATGAGGAGGACCCCCCAGAGCTCCTCAGTGACAAAGCCCTTCTTCCTGGAGCCGAGGG CTACGTGGGAGGCCACAGGCCCAGCAAGATCATGCGCTTTGTGGACAAGATAGCCAAGTCGAAATACTTCCAGAAAGCCACCGAGACGGAGTTCAtcaagaagaagatggaggaggtgtCCAACACGCCCCTGCTGCTCACCGTGGAGGTGCAAGAGCTGCGAGGGACCCTGGCTGTGAACATCCCACCTCCCCCCACGGACAGGATATG GTATGGTTTCCGGAGTCCGCCTCACCTCGAGCTGAAAGCACGGCCTAAACTCGGCGAGAGGGAGGTGACTTTAGTTCACGTGACCGACTGGATCGAGAAGAAACTGGATCAGGAATTCCAG AAAATATTTGTGATGCCAAACATGGATGATTTATGGCTACCCATAATGCACTCTGCCATGGACACACGTTCAAATGGCAACTTGGTTACTGTGACAAACGATGCCTTCAAGGACCCAGAACCCGAGGAGTCTGAGGTCTCTGACATGTGA
- the LOC117734683 gene encoding serine/threonine-protein kinase/endoribonuclease IRE1-like, with product MDWTASSRALLWCISALLCCAGLPRTGLCSASTVSLPESLLFVSTLDGNLHAVSKKSGSIKWTLKEDPVLQVPTHVAEPAFLPDPNDGSLYSLGGKNKEGLTKLPFTIPELVQASPCRSSDGVLYMGKKQDLWYVVDLLTGEKQQTLTSSFAEMLCPSSSLLYLGRTEYTITMYDTKSRELRWNATYFDYASTLPDDETKYKVAHFVSNGDGLVVTVDSDSGDVQWVQNYNSPVVAMYIWQREGLRKVPHTNVAVETLRYLTFMSGEVGRITQWKYPFPKENKPKNKFMATLYVGKYSTSLYASPSLVHDGVTVVPRGSTFPMLEGPDSQETDEDKECVITPSVKFNAALRERNRINFMRNYLLLIGHHEPPPEAHNKILERFPDSFPRSQGNVIPPTTDKKVEEKVNDSGMDDGPPAPLPETSIQEPGISGRAVRPEAPVDSMLKDMATIIFSTFLLAGWVAFVITYPKSVHKQQQLQHQEFQRQMEEKLEQLQRQQPFSTADVGLGLTPDGDYLEVAHTCSDHSSPNVTPRASNHSNLSVSELGSSANEHEDGEEDSNIVRVGNITFRPKEVLGHGAEGTIVYKGQFDNRAVAVKRILPECFSFADREVQLLRESDEHPNVIRYFCTERDRQFQYIAIELCAASLQEYVERKDFDQRGLEPVMLLQQTMSGLAHLHSLNIVHRDLKPHNILVSMPNAHGRVRAMISDFGLCKKLAVGRHSFSRRSGVPGTEGWIAPEVLSEDCKDNPTCAVDIFSAGCVFYYVVSQGSHPFGKSLQRQANILLGTYSLDHLQTDKHEDIVARDLIEQMLSMEPHRRPLAESVLKHPFFWSLEKELQFFQDVSDRIEKEPLDGPIVRQLERGGRAVVKGDWREHITVPLQTDLRKFRSYKGGSVRDLLRAMRNKKHHYRELPAEVQETLGSIPDEFVSYFTSRFPHLLMHTYLAMRTCASERPFLPYYATAGQLAKTPAQCTHLGPHRQNEPCTQHLPTHAPSSQPPDPIQSSPPVQVPHTTPAESAPAAPPDEPAPPHLPVQTVQPAEPAQSTQTDLHGHTTNPTFASISPSDPLGHRESSQPELHTPAGPPTLDNEQV from the exons ATGGACTGGACCGCGAGCAGCCGGGCCCTGTTGTGGTGCATCTCGGCGCTGCTTTGCTGCGCCGGTCTCCCACGCACG GGGCTTTGCAGCGCCAGCACAGTGTCCCTCCCTGAAAGCCTGCTCTTCGTGTCCACTCTGGATGGAAACCTGCACGCCGTCAGCAAGAAATCCGGCTCTATCAAGTGGACTCtgaaggaag ATCCAGTTCTTCAGGTCCCCACACATGTGGCAGA ACCGGCCTTTCTGCCCGACCCCAACGATGGCAGCCTGTACTCTCTGGGAGGAAAGAACAAGGAAGGCCTCACA AAATTACCGTTCACGATCCCCGAGTTGGTCCAAGCGTCTCCGTGTCGCAGCTCTGACGGGGTCCTCTACATGG GTAAGAAGCAGGACTTGTGGTATGTGGTGGACCTGCTGACTGGTGAGAAGCAGCAGACTCTGACTTCTTCCTTTGCTGAGATGCTGTgtccctcttcatctctcctctACCTGGGACGCACAG agtacaccaTCACCATGTATGACACCAAGAGCAGAGAGTTGCGCTGGAATGCCACCTATTTTGACTACGCCTCCACCCTCCCCGATGACGAAACCAAATACA AGGTGGCTCATTTCGTGTCCAACGGGGACGGCCTCGTGGTGACCGTGGACAGCGACTCGGGAGACGTTCAGTGGGTGCAGAACTACAACTCTCCGGTGGTGGCCATGTACATCTGGCAGCGCGAGGGTCTGCGCAAAGTTCCCCACACGAACGTAGCCGTGGAAACGCTGCGCTACCTCACGTTCATGTCGGGAGAGGTTGGCCGCATCACACAGTGGAAATACCCATTTCCCAAAGAGAATAAGCCCAAGAACAAGTTCAT ggCCACTTTGTACGTGGGTAAATACTCCACCAGTCTCTATGCGTCTCCCTCCCTGGTGCACGACGGAGTCACTGTGGTG cctcgTGGCAGCACCTTCCCCATGCTGGAGGGTCCTGACAGCCAGGAGACCGATGAGGACAAGGAGTGTGTCATCACTCCAAGTGTCAAGTTCAACGCTGCGCTCCGGGAGCGAAACCGCATCAACTTCATGAGGAACTACCTGCTCCTCATAG GTCATCATGAGCCGCCTCCTGAAGCTCACAACAAGATCCTCGAGAGGTTCCCAGACAGCTTCCCTCGCAGTCAAGGCAACGTCATCCCACCTACTACTGACAAGAAGGttgaggag AAGGTGAACGACAGTGGTATGGATGATGGGCCCCCTGCTCCTCTGCCTGAAACATCTATCCAAGAACCTGGGATCAGTGGTCGCGCTGTGCGTCCAGAGGCCCCGGTGGACTCTATGCTCAAAGACATGGCCACGATCATCTTCTCCACTTTCCTCCTGGCTGGCTGGGTGGCCTTTGTGATTACCTACCCCAAA AGTGTgcacaagcagcagcagctgcagcaccaGGAGTTccagagacagatggaggagaagttGGAGCAGCTCCAGCGACAGCAGCCGTTCTCCACTGCGGACGTGGGCCTGGGCTTGACCCCCGACGGCGACTATCTGGAGGTGGCCCACACATGCTCGGACCACAGCAGCCCCAATGTCACCCCCCGCGCCTCCAACCACTCCAACCTGTCTGTGTCCGAGCTGGGCAGCTCAGCCAATGAGCACGAAGACGGAG AGGAGGACTCTAATATTGTCAGAGTGGGCAACATAACTTTCCGCCCCAAAGAGGTCTTGGGTCATGGTGCTGAGGGAACCATTGTGTACAA GGGTCAGTTTGACAACCGCGCAGTGGCAGTGAAGAGGATTCTCCCAGAGTGCTTCAGCTTTGCAGACCGGGAGGTCCAGCTGCTCAGGGAGTCCGACGAGCACCCGAATGTCATCCGCTACTTCTGCACCGAGAGAGACCGTCAGTTCCAGTACATCGCAATCGAGCTGTGTGCTGCCTCGCTTCAGGAG TATGtggagaggaaggattttgacCAACGTGGACTGGAGCCAGTTATGCTTCTCCAGCAGACCATGTCAGGACTGGCCCATCTGCACTCTCTCAACATAG TCCACAGAGACCTGAAACCTCACAACATCCTGGTGTCCATGCCCAACGCCCACGGTCGGGTCCGGGCCATGATCTCAGACTTCGGCTTGTGTAAGAAGCTGGCAGTGGGCCGCCACAGCTTCAGCAGACGGTCCGGGGTGCCGGGCACTGAGGGCTGGATCGCCCCCGAGGTTCTCAGTGAGGACTGCAAAGACAACCCG ACCTGCGCTGTCGACATCTTCTCTGCTGGCTGCGTGTTCTACTACGTGGTGTCTCAGGGAAGCCACCCCTTTGGCAAGTCTCTGCAGCGCCAAGCAAACATCCTACTGGGCACGTACAGCCTCGACCACCTGCAGACCGACAAACACG AGGACATAGTAGCCAGAGATCTGATAGAGCAGATGTTGAGCATGGAGCCTCATCGGAGGCCTTTAGCTGAGAGCGTTCTCAAACACCCGTTCTTCTGGAGCCTGGAGAAGGAGCTGCAGTTCTTTCAG GATGTGAGCGACAGAATAGAAAAGGAACCGCTGGACGGACCAATCGTGagacagctggagagaggagggagggctgTTGTCAAGGGTGACTGGAGAGAGCATATCACAGTGCCACTGCAGACTG ATCTGCGGAAATTTCGCTCGTATAAGGGTGGGTCAGTCAGAGACCTGCTGCGCGCAATGAGGAACAAG AAACATCATTACCGAGAGTTGCCTGCTGAGGTGCAGGAGACTCTGGGCTCCATCCCTGATGAGTTTGTCTCCTACTTCACCTCCCGCTTCCCCCACCTGCTAATGCACACATACCTGGCCATGCGGACCTGTGCGTCAGAGAGGCCATTCCTGCCTTACTACGCCACTGCAGGGCAGCTTGCAAAAACACCGGCCCAGTGCACGCACCTCGGGCCACATAGACAAAATGAGCCATGCACTCAACACCTGCCAACACACGCACCCTCCTCACAACCACCGGACCCCATACAGTCCTCTCCGCCGGTGCAGGTCCCTCACACAACACCTGCGGAATCAGCGCCCGCCGCTCCACCAGATGAGCCTGCACCTCCACACTTGCCAGTTCAGACCGTGCAGCCAGCAGAGCCAGCACAGTCCACACAGACCGACTTGCACGGTCACACAACGAACCCCACATTTGCCTCGATATCGCCTTCAGATCCTCTCGGGCACAGAGAGTCCAGTCAGCCTGAGCTGCACACCCCGGCAGGTCCTCCTACACTGGACAATGAACAAGTATGA